One region of Natronorubrum aibiense genomic DNA includes:
- the ileS gene encoding isoleucine--tRNA ligase has protein sequence MSRFGEVDDQYDPHALEQRVFDYWDDVDAYEQTVEHRSDGESFFFVDGPPYTSGSAHMGTTWNKSLKDVYIRFLRMQGYDVTDRPGYDMHGLPIETKVEEKLGFENKKDIEEFGEENFIQECKDYADEQLEGLQSDFKSFGVWMDWDNPYRTVSPEYMEAAWWGFSKAADRGLVEKGHRSISQCPRCETAIANNEVEYEDVEDPSIYVKFDLTDREGSLVIWTTTPWTIPANTFVAVDEEGDYVGVRAEKDGEEELLYVAEAKHEEVLKEGRYEDYEVVEELTGEDLLGWTYEHPLAEEVPDHVDGEGVFEVYTGEYVDTHGDGTGLVHSAPGHGEEDFERGTELGLPIFCPVGGDGVYTDEAGTYEGQFVKEADDEIMADLEDNGALLASGTVNHSYGHCWRCDTGILQIVTEQWFITITDVKDELLENIEDSEWYPQWARDNRFRDFVEEAPDWNVSRQRYWGIPLPVWTPEDRDDDEDMIVIATREELADRVDQDVDSDAVDLHKDTVDDLTITEDGTTYTRVPDVFDVWLDSSVASWGTLDFPSDDSRFDELWPADFILEAHDQTRGWFWSQLGMGTAAMGEVPYDKVLMHGHALDEDGRKMSKSVGNVVEPDTAIERHGSDAMRMFLLSANPQGDDMRFSWDEMGTMENHLRTLWNVFRFPLPYMRLDDFDPTETTLESVDDDLELVDEWILARLQSTKDEMTEHFEEFRQDRALEALLEFVVEDVSRFYVQAVRERMWEEDDSASKQAAYATIYRVLRESVALLAPYAPFISEEIYGTLTGEDGHDTVHMEDWPAVEEFWVDEQLEEDVAFLRAIEEAGANARQQAGRKLRWPVPRVVVAADDQRVVDAVKRHTALLEDRLNAREIELVSPDNQWGELDYSAEADMSKLGPAFGGRAGEVMNALNEARIEEPSLKALEDAVADVLEDDESITEEMVSFVTQTPDSVAGTAFGLDGDDRGVVYVDASLTEDIESEGYAREVIRRVQEMRKDLDLDVEERIALELAIDDDRVADLVREREGLIREEVRADELGDLEVDNGNRKEWEVEGVTMEIAIEPLAAAEASD, from the coding sequence ATGAGCAGGTTCGGCGAGGTCGACGACCAGTACGACCCCCACGCCCTAGAGCAGCGGGTGTTCGACTACTGGGACGACGTCGACGCCTACGAGCAGACGGTCGAGCATCGCTCCGACGGTGAATCGTTCTTCTTCGTCGACGGCCCGCCGTACACGTCGGGATCGGCGCACATGGGGACGACCTGGAACAAGTCCCTGAAAGACGTTTACATCCGCTTCCTGCGCATGCAGGGGTACGACGTCACCGACCGGCCGGGCTACGACATGCACGGCCTCCCGATCGAGACCAAAGTCGAGGAGAAACTCGGCTTCGAGAACAAGAAGGACATCGAGGAGTTCGGCGAGGAGAACTTCATCCAGGAATGTAAGGACTACGCCGACGAGCAACTCGAGGGCCTCCAGTCCGATTTCAAATCCTTCGGCGTCTGGATGGACTGGGACAACCCCTATCGGACGGTTAGCCCCGAATACATGGAAGCCGCCTGGTGGGGCTTCTCGAAGGCCGCCGATCGCGGGCTCGTCGAGAAGGGCCACCGCTCCATCTCACAGTGTCCGCGCTGTGAGACCGCAATCGCGAACAACGAAGTCGAGTACGAGGACGTCGAGGACCCCTCGATTTACGTCAAATTCGACCTCACCGACCGCGAGGGCTCGCTCGTCATCTGGACGACGACGCCGTGGACGATTCCGGCGAACACGTTCGTCGCTGTCGACGAGGAGGGCGACTACGTCGGCGTGCGCGCCGAAAAAGACGGTGAGGAGGAACTGCTGTACGTCGCCGAAGCCAAACACGAGGAGGTCCTCAAAGAAGGTCGCTACGAGGACTACGAGGTCGTCGAAGAACTGACCGGCGAGGACCTGCTCGGCTGGACGTACGAGCACCCGCTCGCCGAAGAGGTGCCCGACCACGTCGACGGTGAGGGCGTGTTCGAGGTGTATACCGGCGAGTACGTCGACACCCACGGCGACGGGACGGGGCTCGTCCACTCCGCGCCCGGCCACGGTGAAGAGGACTTCGAGCGCGGGACCGAACTCGGCCTGCCGATCTTCTGCCCCGTCGGCGGCGACGGTGTCTACACCGACGAAGCCGGCACGTACGAGGGCCAGTTCGTCAAAGAGGCCGACGACGAGATCATGGCCGACCTCGAGGACAACGGCGCGTTGCTCGCGTCGGGTACGGTCAACCACAGCTACGGTCACTGCTGGCGGTGTGATACGGGCATTCTCCAGATCGTCACCGAGCAGTGGTTCATCACGATCACGGACGTCAAAGACGAACTACTCGAGAACATCGAGGACAGCGAGTGGTACCCGCAGTGGGCTCGCGACAACCGCTTCCGCGACTTCGTCGAGGAGGCCCCCGACTGGAACGTCTCGCGCCAGCGCTACTGGGGCATCCCACTGCCGGTCTGGACGCCCGAAGACCGGGACGACGACGAGGACATGATCGTCATCGCGACGCGCGAGGAACTCGCCGATCGGGTCGATCAGGACGTCGATTCCGACGCGGTCGACCTCCACAAAGACACGGTCGACGACCTCACGATCACCGAAGACGGCACCACCTACACCCGCGTCCCCGACGTCTTCGACGTCTGGCTCGACTCCTCAGTGGCGTCGTGGGGGACCCTTGACTTCCCATCCGACGACAGCCGATTCGACGAGCTCTGGCCCGCCGACTTCATCCTCGAGGCCCACGACCAGACCCGCGGCTGGTTCTGGTCCCAGCTTGGGATGGGCACCGCCGCGATGGGCGAGGTTCCGTACGACAAGGTCCTGATGCACGGCCACGCCTTAGACGAAGACGGCCGCAAGATGTCCAAATCCGTCGGTAACGTCGTCGAGCCCGACACGGCGATCGAGCGCCACGGCTCTGACGCGATGCGCATGTTCCTGCTTTCGGCGAACCCGCAGGGTGACGACATGCGCTTCTCGTGGGACGAGATGGGCACGATGGAAAACCACCTCCGGACGCTGTGGAACGTCTTCCGCTTCCCGCTGCCGTACATGCGGCTGGACGACTTCGATCCGACCGAAACGACGCTCGAATCGGTCGATGACGACCTCGAACTCGTCGACGAGTGGATCCTCGCGCGGCTGCAGTCCACCAAGGACGAGATGACCGAGCACTTCGAGGAGTTCCGCCAGGATCGCGCACTCGAGGCCCTCCTCGAGTTCGTCGTCGAGGACGTCTCCCGATTCTACGTGCAGGCCGTCCGCGAGCGCATGTGGGAGGAAGACGACAGCGCCTCCAAACAGGCCGCCTACGCGACGATCTACCGGGTGCTCCGGGAGAGCGTCGCCCTGCTCGCCCCCTACGCGCCGTTCATCAGCGAGGAGATCTACGGCACGCTCACCGGCGAGGACGGCCACGACACCGTCCACATGGAAGACTGGCCGGCCGTCGAGGAGTTCTGGGTCGACGAACAACTCGAAGAAGACGTCGCCTTCCTGCGAGCGATCGAGGAAGCCGGCGCGAACGCGCGCCAGCAGGCCGGTCGCAAACTGCGCTGGCCCGTCCCGCGCGTCGTCGTCGCGGCCGACGACCAGCGTGTGGTCGACGCCGTCAAACGACACACCGCGCTGCTCGAGGACCGCCTCAACGCCCGCGAGATCGAACTCGTCTCGCCGGACAACCAGTGGGGCGAACTCGACTACAGCGCCGAAGCGGATATGAGCAAGCTCGGCCCGGCCTTCGGCGGCCGCGCCGGCGAGGTCATGAACGCACTCAACGAGGCCCGCATCGAGGAGCCGAGCCTCAAGGCGCTCGAGGACGCCGTCGCAGACGTGCTCGAGGACGACGAGTCGATCACCGAGGAGATGGTCTCCTTCGTGACCCAGACGCCAGACAGCGTCGCCGGCACCGCGTTCGGCCTCGACGGTGACGACCGCGGCGTCGTCTACGTCGATGCCTCGCTGACCGAGGACATCGAAAGCGAGGGCTACGCCCGCGAGGTCATCCGCCGCGTCCAGGAGATGCGCAAGGACCTCGACTTAGACGTCGAGGAACGGATCGCACTGGAGCTTGCAATCGACGACGACCGCGTCGCCGACCTCGTCAGGGAGCGCGAGGGCCTCATCCGCGAGGAGGTCCGCGCCGACGAACTGGGCGACCTCGAGGTCGATAACGGCAACCGCAAGGAGTGGGAGGTCGAAGGCGTGACGATGGAGATCGCGATCGAACCGCTGGCAGCTGCCGAAGCGTCGGACTGA